One segment of Rhodohalobacter mucosus DNA contains the following:
- a CDS encoding ArsR/SmtB family transcription factor, whose amino-acid sequence MNEPDHPTISIDDPSNKRSAELARALGHPARIAILRILASRNTCFCGDITEQIPLAQSTVSQHLKALRRAGLIKGEIEGVRTCYCLNPDGVRELQFLLSELSDELIKTCC is encoded by the coding sequence TATATCGATTGATGATCCTTCCAACAAGCGGTCCGCCGAACTGGCCAGGGCGTTGGGGCACCCGGCCCGAATCGCCATTCTCAGGATACTGGCCAGCCGAAACACATGCTTTTGCGGTGATATCACCGAGCAGATTCCCCTGGCTCAATCCACGGTGTCACAGCACCTGAAAGCACTCAGGCGCGCCGGACTGATAAAGGGTGAGATAGAGGGGGTCCGCACCTGCTACTGCCTCAATCCGGATGGAGTCCGTGAACTCCAATTCCTTTTGTCTGAACTTTCTGACGAACTCATAAAAACCTGTTGCTGA
- a CDS encoding Na/Pi cotransporter family protein gives MTYTFFDFLQLVGALGIFIFGMKIFSDGLQKVAGHRLRAILKGMTTSRFRGILTGFTATTITQSSSTTTVMVVSFVNAGLITFLESTGVVMGANIGTTVTAWMVSVFGFKMQITPVAISMIGIFFPFMFFGREKLQNLAEAMIGFGILFIGLEFIKNGVPNIQDNPEMFAALDGLTEFGFLSIILFVFIGTLLTLLTQSSSAATAITLVMLFQGWIDFPIAAAMVLGENVGTTVTANLAAIVGNVHAKRAARFHFIFNVFGVIWMITLIGPFLNGIDSVMQYFTPEAGSIFGDSEAARASATLGLSLFHTTFNILNVILLVGLTPRIVKFVERMQKDTDKSDEAFRLQYISTGLMSSAELSIAQAHKEIELFGKLIEKMHFSFSALFFKKQKKHEKFLKKIEKREQITDNIELEVAEYLTKISSSNLTDTSTRKIRAMHSMINDLERIGDLYFQMSKTFQQMERENVRLPDDAMHEVSDYLDLVRSAIKLMRKNMDSSNGEPVNLDKAIKLENKINAARDTMKDAHYARLEQGAYSTKAGVFFLDFVTRLEKIGDHLFNVNEALAGKKLKTHTDLEVGR, from the coding sequence ATGACATATACGTTTTTTGATTTTCTCCAGCTGGTAGGAGCTTTGGGTATCTTCATATTCGGAATGAAAATATTCAGTGACGGGCTGCAAAAAGTTGCCGGTCACAGGCTAAGGGCTATTTTAAAGGGAATGACAACGAGCCGCTTCCGCGGCATACTCACCGGTTTCACAGCAACCACAATTACCCAGTCTTCATCCACCACAACCGTTATGGTGGTCAGTTTTGTTAATGCAGGCCTAATCACGTTTTTGGAATCTACCGGTGTGGTAATGGGGGCAAATATCGGAACTACCGTTACAGCCTGGATGGTTTCTGTATTTGGATTCAAAATGCAAATCACTCCGGTAGCCATCAGCATGATTGGGATCTTTTTTCCTTTCATGTTTTTCGGCCGCGAAAAGCTTCAGAACCTGGCTGAGGCCATGATCGGGTTTGGTATTCTGTTTATCGGCCTTGAGTTTATCAAAAACGGCGTACCCAATATTCAGGATAATCCGGAGATGTTTGCAGCCCTGGATGGCCTCACGGAATTCGGTTTCCTGTCGATTATCCTCTTTGTCTTTATTGGTACACTGCTTACCCTCCTCACGCAGTCATCATCCGCGGCAACCGCCATTACACTGGTTATGCTTTTTCAGGGATGGATCGATTTCCCCATTGCCGCGGCCATGGTACTTGGAGAAAATGTTGGTACGACCGTTACGGCAAACCTTGCTGCGATTGTGGGGAATGTTCACGCCAAACGGGCGGCACGCTTTCACTTTATATTCAATGTGTTCGGGGTGATTTGGATGATCACCCTCATTGGGCCCTTTCTGAACGGGATAGACAGTGTAATGCAGTACTTTACTCCCGAAGCCGGTTCCATCTTCGGGGATTCTGAAGCCGCCCGTGCCAGTGCAACCCTCGGGCTTTCCCTCTTTCATACTACATTTAACATCCTCAATGTGATTTTGCTGGTTGGCCTCACGCCACGGATTGTCAAATTTGTGGAACGCATGCAAAAAGATACGGACAAATCGGACGAAGCTTTCAGGCTGCAATATATTTCAACCGGGCTGATGTCGTCTGCCGAGCTATCCATAGCACAGGCTCACAAGGAGATAGAACTTTTTGGAAAACTGATTGAGAAGATGCACTTCAGTTTCTCCGCACTCTTTTTCAAAAAGCAGAAAAAACACGAAAAATTTCTCAAGAAAATCGAGAAGAGGGAACAGATCACGGACAATATTGAACTGGAGGTTGCCGAATATCTAACCAAGATCTCCAGCTCCAACCTTACCGATACATCCACGCGCAAAATCCGTGCAATGCACAGCATGATTAATGACCTGGAACGTATCGGTGATCTCTATTTCCAGATGTCAAAAACCTTTCAGCAAATGGAGAGAGAAAATGTGCGATTGCCCGATGATGCCATGCATGAGGTTAGCGACTACCTCGATCTGGTGCGTTCTGCAATCAAGCTGATGAGAAAGAACATGGACTCCTCGAATGGTGAACCGGTTAATCTCGACAAAGCAATAAAACTGGAAAACAAAATCAATGCTGCACGCGATACAATGAAAGATGCGCACTATGCACGGCTTGAACAGGGAGCCTACAGTACGAAAGCGGGTGTATTCTTCCTCGATTTTGTGACCAGGCTCGAAAAGATCGGGGATCACCTTTTCAATGTGAATGAAGCCCTGGCGGGGAAAAAACTTAAGACCCACACAGATCTCGAAGTCGGCAGATAA
- a CDS encoding mechanosensitive ion channel domain-containing protein produces MPQSFDLSVSETLLELLIITGILVLFLVIIRALSGRYIRKNVHSAELRRRWLVQSRNALILILLLGLVLIWADELRTLALSIVAIAVAFVVATKELILCLTGSILKTGSRSFNIGDRIQVKDFRGDVIDQNLLATTILEVGPGKITHQRTGRMTTIPNALFLSEPVINESFTHDYVLHVFTVPFKMQDDWRLAQKMFLESANRHCGSYIEEVRRYMEDVSENRGLEVPSVDPRVTIQVPAAGEVHLIIRIPTRSGQRSFIEQAILADVLTSNNFQAGTHVDEPPKKTDMEDDVES; encoded by the coding sequence ATGCCCCAATCATTTGATCTTTCCGTTTCAGAAACGCTGCTCGAACTGTTAATCATAACAGGTATTCTGGTTCTGTTTCTTGTGATTATCCGGGCTCTTTCAGGAAGATACATCCGAAAGAATGTACACTCTGCTGAGCTCAGGCGCCGGTGGCTGGTCCAGTCGCGCAATGCATTGATACTCATTTTACTGTTGGGTCTTGTTCTGATCTGGGCTGATGAATTGCGAACACTTGCGCTGTCGATCGTTGCCATTGCAGTGGCGTTTGTAGTGGCCACAAAAGAGTTGATACTTTGTCTCACCGGGTCAATTCTGAAAACGGGTTCACGCTCTTTCAATATCGGAGATCGCATTCAGGTTAAGGATTTTCGGGGTGATGTTATCGACCAGAATTTACTGGCCACAACCATACTTGAAGTCGGTCCGGGCAAAATAACCCATCAGCGAACCGGGCGGATGACAACCATTCCGAATGCGCTGTTTCTGTCGGAACCGGTTATAAACGAAAGCTTCACACACGATTACGTACTGCACGTTTTTACGGTTCCATTCAAGATGCAGGATGACTGGAGGCTGGCCCAAAAAATGTTTCTGGAATCGGCAAACCGTCATTGCGGTTCTTATATTGAGGAAGTTCGCAGATATATGGAGGACGTGAGTGAAAATCGAGGGCTTGAGGTTCCTTCGGTTGATCCGCGTGTCACCATTCAGGTTCCGGCTGCAGGAGAGGTTCATTTAATCATTCGCATTCCCACGCGATCGGGACAGAGAAGCTTCATTGAACAGGCTATTCTGGCAGACGTGCTCACATCAAATAATTTCCAGGCAGGCACACATGTTGATGAACCACCGAAGAAAACGGATATGGAAGACGATGTGGAATCGTGA
- a CDS encoding mechanosensitive ion channel family protein — MEIFTEPAEYVFAGNEVWRIVVLVSVIALSLLIGRVLKFFLNRVEPKLEESGRKLAAVAVHAAGMSVTFLFFAFGLKVAISFLIVPEAFQDLLNTILELLVILAIGHFVYRQVDVVDIWLKRFSSDDSVNIDDMLIPIVGKSIRVAVVILVVLQAAQSLSDQPITSILAGIGIGGLALGLAAQDTIRNFFGSLMIFADKPFNVGELIDLEGKLGSVVEVGVRTTRIQTLDGHLLSVPNGNLANMTIHNIGKRPYIRRVFDVTVTYDTSADMVDRAVELLREILDNHEGMNEDFPPRVYFDNMNADSLNIKCFYWYHPADYWKYMEFTQKVNREIFRRFNEEGIDFAFPTQTIYLAGDKDRRLDIGIRDRNGDEN, encoded by the coding sequence ATGGAAATATTTACTGAACCCGCCGAGTATGTTTTTGCGGGCAATGAGGTGTGGAGAATTGTTGTTCTGGTATCCGTTATTGCACTTTCGCTGCTTATAGGGAGAGTACTGAAATTTTTCCTGAACCGGGTGGAACCGAAGCTGGAGGAGAGCGGCAGAAAACTGGCTGCTGTAGCTGTTCATGCAGCGGGAATGTCGGTCACGTTTCTCTTTTTTGCTTTTGGACTCAAAGTTGCCATCTCTTTTCTGATTGTTCCGGAAGCATTTCAGGATCTACTGAATACAATACTTGAGCTTTTGGTCATACTGGCGATCGGTCATTTTGTCTACAGGCAGGTAGATGTGGTGGATATCTGGCTGAAGAGATTTTCATCGGACGATTCCGTAAATATTGACGATATGCTCATACCGATTGTGGGCAAATCAATACGGGTGGCGGTAGTTATCCTGGTGGTTCTACAGGCAGCGCAATCACTCAGTGATCAACCGATTACAAGTATTCTTGCCGGTATCGGTATCGGTGGCCTGGCCCTTGGTCTTGCAGCACAGGATACCATACGTAACTTCTTCGGGTCACTGATGATCTTTGCAGATAAACCGTTTAATGTGGGTGAGCTGATCGACCTGGAAGGAAAGCTGGGAAGCGTAGTGGAAGTGGGCGTACGAACCACACGTATTCAAACGCTCGACGGTCACCTTCTTTCTGTGCCAAACGGGAACCTGGCCAATATGACTATCCATAATATTGGTAAACGACCCTATATCCGAAGGGTGTTTGATGTAACCGTTACGTACGATACATCTGCAGATATGGTGGATCGGGCTGTTGAGCTGCTCCGGGAGATTCTGGATAATCATGAGGGTATGAATGAGGATTTTCCGCCGAGGGTCTATTTTGATAACATGAACGCCGACTCACTGAACATAAAGTGCTTTTACTGGTATCACCCTGCAGATTACTGGAAGTACATGGAGTTCACTCAAAAAGTGAACCGTGAAATTTTCCGGAGGTTTAATGAGGAAGGCATCGATTTTGCATTCCCCACACAAACCATCTATCTGGCCGGGGATAAAGACAGGCGGCTTGATATTGGCATCAGAGACCGGAATGGGGATGAAAACTGA
- a CDS encoding S10 family peptidase: MKFSYSALIGLFILFLTGFPVSEELIAQSRQLEAESAVTTEGQVTIKGERVRYEATAGTQPVWGEDGNPVASLFYVYYRKTDVSDVANRPLVFSFNGGPGSASVWMHIGYTGPRFLKIDDEGNPVQPYGVVENNHSILDVADIVYIDPVNTGFSRILSEDADRDDFFGVNADIAYLAEWIDNFVTRHGRWTSPKYLKGESYGTTRVSGLARRLQSAHWMFVNGVILVSPTGLGLEPPAMTPRSQILKLPYYAATAWYHDALSNDLQQRDLYDILPEVEQFTIDEYLPAVAKGGMLNSAERERIAETVSRYSGIDKQHILDYNLTIPTSFYWKELLRDEGLTVGRLDSRYRGIDRMNAGTSYDHDPALTAWNHAFTPAINYYLREVLGYETDLQYNIFGPVRPWDNSNDNTGIDLRRAMGENPFLHVMVQSGYYDGATDYFSAKYVLWNMDRSGRVQDRLRFEGYRSGHMMYLRQEDLATSNEHIREFIRESTTNGESARY; this comes from the coding sequence ATGAAATTCTCTTATTCCGCACTGATTGGCCTTTTTATCCTGTTTTTGACCGGGTTTCCGGTATCTGAAGAGCTCATCGCTCAAAGCAGGCAGCTTGAAGCTGAAAGCGCCGTAACAACCGAGGGCCAGGTAACGATCAAAGGCGAACGTGTTCGATATGAAGCTACTGCCGGTACGCAGCCGGTATGGGGCGAGGATGGCAATCCCGTTGCATCCCTTTTTTATGTTTATTATCGCAAAACCGATGTATCCGATGTGGCTAACCGTCCGCTGGTTTTCTCTTTTAACGGCGGCCCCGGATCTGCTTCCGTCTGGATGCATATCGGATATACGGGTCCCAGGTTTCTTAAAATTGACGATGAGGGAAATCCGGTGCAGCCGTACGGCGTGGTTGAAAACAACCACTCTATTCTGGATGTAGCCGATATTGTGTACATCGATCCCGTTAATACGGGCTTTTCACGCATCTTGTCGGAGGATGCGGATCGGGACGACTTCTTCGGTGTGAATGCAGATATTGCATATCTGGCAGAATGGATAGATAATTTTGTAACGAGGCATGGCCGGTGGACCTCACCCAAATACCTTAAGGGCGAAAGTTACGGAACCACCCGTGTATCGGGTCTTGCACGGCGCCTTCAGAGCGCTCACTGGATGTTCGTGAACGGTGTGATCTTGGTGTCTCCAACCGGACTCGGCCTTGAACCACCCGCAATGACACCACGGTCTCAAATTTTGAAGCTCCCTTACTATGCGGCTACCGCCTGGTATCATGACGCACTTTCAAATGACCTGCAGCAGCGTGATTTGTACGACATTCTCCCTGAAGTGGAGCAGTTCACCATCGATGAATATCTCCCCGCGGTTGCAAAAGGTGGCATGCTGAACAGTGCTGAGCGTGAACGGATTGCGGAAACTGTCTCCAGATACTCAGGAATTGATAAGCAGCACATTCTCGATTATAACCTCACCATTCCCACATCGTTTTACTGGAAGGAGCTTTTACGGGATGAGGGTCTTACGGTAGGCCGGCTTGATTCACGGTATCGCGGAATAGACCGAATGAATGCAGGCACCTCCTACGATCACGATCCGGCATTGACGGCCTGGAATCATGCGTTTACCCCTGCAATCAACTACTATCTGAGAGAGGTTTTGGGATACGAAACCGATCTTCAGTACAACATTTTCGGCCCGGTGCGTCCGTGGGATAACAGCAACGACAACACGGGCATTGACCTGCGTCGCGCGATGGGAGAAAATCCGTTTCTGCATGTAATGGTTCAGTCAGGCTATTATGACGGGGCCACCGATTATTTCTCGGCCAAGTACGTACTGTGGAATATGGACCGTAGCGGACGCGTTCAGGACCGCCTGAGGTTTGAGGGATACAGGAGCGGGCATATGATGTACCTCCGTCAGGAAGATCTTGCCACATCGAACGAGCATATCCGTGAATTTATTCGCGAATCCACGACCAACGGGGAATCTGCCCGATACTGA
- a CDS encoding SDR family oxidoreductase: MEIAIAGAHGQVAMHVHPILSKRGHRVRGIIRDPKQADDLKKAGAEPVIADLEEDGADQLSEAIDTADAVVFAAGAGPGSGKERKWTVDRDGAVKLMEAAKKSGVNHFIIISAMGLDTPRGSEVFQVYQKAKAEADEALRKSGLDYTIIKPGRLTNDPGTGKIKAGNLKRGEIPREDVARVIAYVLDHPDLTKGLEFDVLSGEKPVDEAIAELKEQ; this comes from the coding sequence ATGGAAATTGCTATAGCGGGTGCTCATGGACAAGTTGCCATGCACGTACATCCCATTCTTTCAAAAAGGGGTCATCGGGTAAGAGGAATTATACGAGACCCCAAACAGGCAGATGATCTGAAAAAAGCCGGCGCTGAGCCGGTGATTGCCGACCTTGAGGAAGACGGAGCGGATCAGCTTTCTGAAGCGATTGATACAGCCGATGCAGTTGTATTTGCAGCCGGAGCAGGGCCGGGAAGCGGCAAGGAGCGCAAGTGGACGGTAGATCGCGACGGGGCCGTTAAGCTGATGGAAGCCGCAAAGAAATCTGGCGTGAATCATTTTATAATAATCAGCGCGATGGGGCTGGATACGCCCAGGGGAAGTGAGGTTTTTCAGGTTTATCAGAAAGCAAAAGCAGAAGCGGATGAAGCTCTGAGAAAAAGCGGACTGGATTATACGATCATAAAACCGGGCAGGCTGACCAATGATCCGGGAACGGGTAAAATAAAGGCAGGTAACCTGAAACGCGGTGAGATACCGAGAGAGGACGTGGCCCGCGTCATCGCTTACGTACTGGATCATCCCGACCTGACGAAGGGACTCGAATTTGATGTTCTGAGCGGTGAAAAGCCGGTGGATGAGGCTATAGCTGAGTTGAAAGAACAGTAG
- a CDS encoding 6-bladed beta-propeller — MKSISIDAIKSISILIASFFILCGCSSQGESDDFSIESLPVLTAEETLRFSESEDMLLGSITQLHTDSEGNIILVDGRQRIIHAVDPQGNYIQQIGATGSGPGEYQFPGLVSIGPDDALHVMDWSSRRVISYRKNEGRWTFHSDFIADQDKIGFLSRLFPLNSDEFHIVTGSISANSNDMSVISKIDGTGNVLVDSILTVPSNQNFTIRNGDTAMMSLSQSDMHRQAQYAHDYNGAIYYGWSDSLTIMKMTPDNNSFELHADIKLPDTPFTQADADSILSGYESLLEGNASAREDLISSFPETKPAFSELQADETGRLWAQLQLPGANNGTWLILDPNGNPAYRAIFDSDQNLSAVRNGKAYVVSQSDLGVPEVTVFEFEY; from the coding sequence ATGAAAAGCATATCCATCGATGCAATTAAATCGATCTCTATTTTAATAGCATCCTTTTTTATCCTCTGCGGTTGTTCATCTCAAGGCGAGTCAGATGATTTCAGCATTGAGTCGCTGCCAGTTCTCACCGCCGAAGAAACCCTTCGGTTTTCAGAGTCTGAGGATATGCTTCTGGGAAGTATCACGCAGCTGCATACGGACTCTGAAGGGAATATTATTCTGGTTGACGGCCGGCAGCGTATCATTCATGCGGTGGATCCGCAGGGTAATTATATCCAGCAGATTGGCGCAACCGGTTCGGGGCCCGGTGAGTACCAGTTTCCCGGCCTCGTCTCTATCGGACCTGACGATGCACTTCACGTAATGGATTGGTCAAGCCGCCGCGTAATTTCTTACCGGAAAAATGAGGGTCGGTGGACATTTCACTCAGATTTTATAGCCGATCAGGATAAAATCGGTTTCCTGTCAAGATTGTTTCCGCTGAATTCGGACGAATTTCATATTGTTACCGGCAGCATCTCCGCTAACAGCAACGACATGTCGGTGATCAGCAAGATCGACGGTACCGGGAATGTATTGGTCGACAGCATCCTGACCGTTCCTTCCAATCAGAATTTCACTATCCGAAACGGTGACACTGCGATGATGTCTCTTTCTCAGTCAGATATGCACAGGCAGGCTCAGTATGCACATGATTATAACGGCGCAATCTACTACGGTTGGAGCGATTCATTAACGATCATGAAAATGACGCCTGACAACAACTCTTTTGAACTCCATGCAGACATCAAACTGCCCGACACTCCCTTTACGCAGGCCGATGCAGATTCTATTCTTTCCGGTTACGAATCACTTCTCGAGGGGAATGCATCTGCACGAGAGGATCTCATATCCTCATTCCCCGAAACCAAACCGGCATTCAGTGAGCTGCAGGCCGATGAAACGGGGCGCCTCTGGGCTCAGCTTCAGCTGCCCGGGGCTAACAATGGAACCTGGCTGATCCTCGACCCGAATGGCAATCCGGCCTATCGGGCAATTTTTGATAGCGATCAGAACCTGAGTGCCGTACGAAATGGTAAGGCGTACGTTGTAAGCCAATCCGATCTCGGCGTGCCCGAAGTTACGGTGTTTGAATTTGAATACTGA
- a CDS encoding CHRD domain-containing protein codes for MRSVFKSALVSLFGLCAILIIPYQAEAQISAEFDLAGYHVTEPVGTAAVGMAEATVRRDSLIISGHFEDLKGRYWSAYIHYGAPGEKGNRLLKLHADVSDDHRSGRFDPQKNAFKMSDAVREALSEGNLYLLVSSEPHRQGEIRGQLPEL; via the coding sequence ATGAGGTCCGTATTTAAATCTGCACTGGTGTCACTCTTCGGCCTGTGCGCCATCCTGATTATTCCTTATCAGGCTGAGGCACAAATTTCCGCCGAGTTTGACCTTGCCGGATACCACGTGACGGAACCGGTTGGGACGGCGGCTGTCGGTATGGCTGAGGCGACCGTAAGGAGGGATTCACTTATTATATCCGGACACTTTGAAGATCTGAAAGGCAGGTATTGGTCAGCATATATTCACTACGGCGCACCGGGTGAAAAAGGCAACCGTTTGCTTAAGCTGCATGCTGATGTGAGTGACGATCACAGGAGCGGGCGGTTTGACCCTCAAAAAAATGCCTTTAAAATGAGTGATGCAGTGCGTGAGGCGCTGAGTGAAGGCAATCTGTATCTGCTTGTTTCATCCGAACCCCATCGCCAGGGCGAAATCCGGGGTCAGCTTCCCGAATTGTAA
- a CDS encoding 3-keto-disaccharide hydrolase, which produces MALFLIIQTACARQGQVEWRPELTEDWTPVSDSVYTTGHFAEPPSDAIILFDGTGLSQWESAPGYFPSIRGVSDYLNALSNEYGDAEWDVENGIMTVVPGAGNIKTKQSFGDIHLHIEWRTPEEVEGSGQGRGNSGVFLMGLYEIQVLDSWQNPTYSNGQAGAIYKQKPPAVNASRAPGEWQSYDIFFEAPRFDEDGELIKAAYITVMHNGILIHHREKLEGPTVYIGLSHYEPHAPMLPIGLQDHDDYVSFRNIWVREL; this is translated from the coding sequence TTGGCTCTGTTTCTCATCATTCAGACAGCCTGTGCCCGACAAGGGCAGGTGGAATGGAGGCCGGAGCTTACCGAAGACTGGACACCCGTTTCAGATTCTGTCTACACCACCGGTCATTTTGCGGAACCTCCGTCAGATGCCATCATTCTTTTTGACGGAACCGGCCTTTCGCAGTGGGAGTCAGCTCCCGGGTATTTTCCAAGTATCCGAGGCGTCAGCGACTACCTGAATGCACTGAGTAATGAATACGGAGATGCCGAATGGGATGTGGAAAACGGGATTATGACCGTCGTACCCGGCGCCGGAAACATCAAAACAAAACAATCATTCGGCGACATCCACCTCCATATTGAATGGCGAACACCAGAGGAGGTGGAAGGCAGCGGGCAGGGGCGCGGCAACAGCGGCGTATTTTTGATGGGGCTGTATGAGATTCAGGTTCTGGACTCTTGGCAAAATCCAACATATTCCAACGGGCAGGCAGGTGCAATCTACAAACAAAAACCACCGGCGGTAAATGCCAGCCGGGCACCGGGAGAGTGGCAAAGCTACGATATCTTTTTTGAAGCACCCCGCTTTGATGAAGACGGCGAACTGATTAAGGCCGCATATATAACCGTGATGCATAACGGCATATTGATTCATCACCGTGAAAAACTTGAGGGGCCCACCGTTTACATCGGCCTCTCCCATTACGAACCGCATGCCCCAATGCTTCCGATTGGCCTGCAGGATCATGATGATTACGTTAGCTTCAGAAATATCTGGGTGCGCGAACTCTAA
- a CDS encoding acyl-CoA thioesterase: MSSYQFELEMAVRDYELDTQGVVNNSVYQNYLEHARHEYLKYIGVNFNEFHRDGLDAVVHKVELTYKRPLKGDDAFVVRINARPKGNVRFIFYQDIYRIPDNELMLTGVVTAVFMTDERPVRPPEKLQRAMSRFST, encoded by the coding sequence ATGAGCTCATATCAATTCGAACTGGAAATGGCTGTTCGCGACTACGAATTGGATACACAGGGTGTGGTAAACAATTCCGTCTATCAAAATTATCTTGAGCATGCACGCCATGAATACCTGAAATATATCGGAGTCAATTTTAATGAATTTCACCGGGACGGTCTTGATGCTGTGGTTCATAAAGTTGAATTAACCTATAAGCGTCCGCTCAAGGGTGATGATGCTTTTGTGGTCAGGATAAATGCACGTCCTAAAGGAAACGTGCGATTCATTTTTTACCAGGATATTTACCGGATACCCGATAACGAGCTTATGCTGACCGGTGTGGTTACCGCGGTTTTTATGACCGATGAGCGGCCCGTTAGGCCACCGGAGAAGTTGCAGCGCGCCATGTCCCGATTCAGCACGTGA
- a CDS encoding alkaline phosphatase: MSKNGFSRREFLRTGAISTVALGSGLIGRQKQAIKSTSSPGDAKNVIFLVSDGMSSGTLSLADLLKQQQFGDKTNWIKLYESDSEYHRGLMDMASLDSVVTDSAAASSSWGSGKRINNGGVNWGPSNEQHKTICEIFRDAGKSTGLVSTARITHATPAGFGANVQSRSMEDEIAVQYLERGYDVLMGGGKRHFDSSRRRDGRDLYSDYEQQGYTVVKSRGELTRATRNSKLLGVFYDSHLPYTVDHRTLPELQQSVPTLAEMTDAALDRLSRNDDGFILQIEGGRVDHAAHGNCPSGLIYDQIAFDDAVKTVMDFTDGRDDTLVILTTDHGNANPGLSGLGSGYRESPGMLATLQNYRHSFEWIYDQLDYSYSDESISGVTVKRIMDIVEYAANTQITRSEALMVQQALMGKFSAPFRNRQGTGAVLAGVLANYNGIYFIGTNHTADYVELSAWGPGSDRIPGFARNTELFDLMVDMADVRAYAQG, from the coding sequence ATGAGTAAAAACGGATTCAGCCGGCGTGAATTCCTCCGAACCGGAGCAATATCAACCGTCGCACTAGGCAGCGGACTTATAGGCAGACAGAAGCAGGCTATTAAGAGCACGTCATCTCCCGGAGACGCTAAAAATGTGATTTTTTTGGTAAGTGACGGAATGAGCTCCGGCACCCTCTCTTTGGCAGATCTTTTAAAACAGCAGCAATTCGGAGACAAGACAAACTGGATCAAGCTGTATGAGTCGGATAGCGAGTATCACCGGGGGCTGATGGATATGGCCTCACTCGATTCCGTGGTTACCGATTCGGCAGCTGCCTCTTCCTCCTGGGGAAGCGGAAAACGGATCAATAACGGTGGAGTAAACTGGGGCCCGTCCAATGAGCAGCACAAAACCATTTGTGAAATATTCAGGGATGCGGGCAAGTCTACCGGGCTGGTCAGCACGGCCAGAATCACCCATGCAACACCCGCAGGGTTTGGCGCCAATGTACAGTCAAGAAGTATGGAAGACGAAATTGCCGTGCAATATCTCGAGCGGGGGTATGATGTTTTGATGGGCGGAGGCAAAAGGCATTTTGATTCATCCAGGCGGCGGGACGGCAGGGATCTCTACAGCGACTATGAGCAACAGGGGTACACGGTTGTTAAATCCAGGGGTGAACTTACACGGGCCACCCGTAACAGCAAGCTTTTAGGTGTTTTTTATGACTCACACCTACCCTACACCGTCGACCACAGAACTCTGCCCGAGCTTCAGCAATCGGTTCCAACATTAGCTGAAATGACCGATGCCGCGCTTGATCGGCTCAGCAGAAATGACGACGGATTTATTCTTCAAATTGAAGGGGGCAGAGTGGACCATGCGGCTCACGGAAACTGTCCGTCCGGACTCATATATGATCAGATCGCATTTGATGATGCCGTAAAAACCGTCATGGATTTTACAGACGGGCGAGACGACACACTTGTGATTCTGACTACCGACCATGGAAATGCAAACCCGGGCCTGAGCGGGCTTGGATCCGGTTACAGAGAATCCCCCGGAATGCTGGCAACTCTCCAAAACTACCGTCACAGTTTTGAATGGATCTATGATCAGCTGGATTACAGCTACTCCGATGAGTCGATAAGCGGAGTTACCGTTAAGCGGATTATGGATATTGTGGAATATGCCGCCAATACACAGATTACCCGAAGTGAGGCACTCATGGTTCAGCAGGCACTGATGGGTAAATTCAGCGCACCATTCAGAAACCGGCAGGGAACGGGTGCTGTGCTTGCAGGGGTGCTTGCAAACTACAACGGCATCTACTTTATCGGCACAAATCACACAGCGGATTATGTGGAGCTCTCCGCATGGGGACCTGGTAGCGACCGAATTCCCGGATTTGCGCGCAATACGGAACTGTTTGACCTGATGGTAGATATGGCTGATGTACGCGCCTATGCACAGGGATAA